The uncultured Cohaesibacter sp. genome window below encodes:
- the serA gene encoding phosphoglycerate dehydrogenase: protein MAKVLISDSLSPTAVQVFKDKGVEVDYMPDLGKDKDKLIEIIGQYDGLAIRSATKATEKVIAAADNLKVIGRAGIGVDNVDIEKATQRGIIVMNTPFGNSITTAEHAIAMMFAVARQIPAADASTQAGKWEKSKFMGVEITSKTLGIIGCGNIGGIVATRAVGLKMKVLAFDPFLSPERAVELGVEKVELEDLFKRADFISLHTPLTDKTRNIVSAEAITKMKDGVRIINCARGGLVDEEALAEAIKSGKVAGAAFDVFTNEPAKENVLFGLPNVVCTPHLGASTSEAQENVAIQVAEQMADYLVNGAVSNALNMPSITAEEAPRLTPFVKLADQLGSFAGQLTESGLKGIRIEYEGDVAEMNTRALTSVVLAGVLKPLLQTVNMVSAPAVARERGVTIEETRREQQGNYENYIRLTLVTERQERSVAGTVFGDSKPRIIQIKGINMEAELGENMLYITNKDKPGFIGRLGTLLGKAELNIATFNLGRKQAGDDAIALIEIDGAISDKVIAEIEALEGVVQAKALKFTV, encoded by the coding sequence ATGGCTAAAGTGCTTATTTCCGACAGTCTGTCTCCGACCGCCGTTCAGGTCTTCAAGGACAAGGGCGTTGAGGTCGACTACATGCCGGACCTTGGCAAGGACAAGGACAAGCTGATCGAGATCATCGGTCAGTATGACGGTCTGGCCATCCGCTCTGCCACCAAGGCAACCGAAAAGGTGATTGCTGCTGCCGACAATCTCAAGGTCATTGGTCGCGCCGGTATCGGTGTTGACAACGTGGATATCGAGAAGGCCACCCAGCGCGGTATCATCGTGATGAACACGCCGTTCGGTAACTCCATCACCACTGCAGAGCATGCCATTGCCATGATGTTCGCCGTTGCCCGCCAGATTCCGGCTGCCGACGCTTCAACACAGGCTGGCAAATGGGAAAAATCCAAGTTCATGGGTGTCGAGATCACATCCAAGACCCTTGGCATCATCGGCTGCGGCAACATCGGGGGCATCGTGGCCACCCGCGCTGTCGGTCTCAAGATGAAGGTTCTGGCGTTCGATCCGTTCCTGTCGCCTGAGCGCGCCGTTGAGCTGGGCGTCGAGAAGGTCGAACTTGAAGATCTGTTCAAGCGGGCCGACTTCATTTCCCTGCATACACCGCTCACCGACAAGACCCGCAACATTGTTTCCGCCGAGGCGATCACCAAGATGAAGGACGGTGTCCGCATCATCAACTGCGCCCGTGGCGGTCTGGTCGATGAAGAAGCTCTGGCCGAAGCCATCAAGTCCGGCAAGGTCGCTGGCGCCGCCTTTGACGTGTTCACCAATGAACCAGCCAAGGAAAACGTGCTGTTCGGTCTGCCGAACGTGGTCTGCACACCGCATCTTGGCGCTTCTACGTCGGAAGCTCAAGAGAATGTTGCCATTCAGGTGGCTGAGCAGATGGCTGACTATCTGGTCAACGGGGCCGTTTCCAATGCCCTCAACATGCCGTCGATCACTGCTGAGGAAGCACCGCGCCTGACGCCGTTCGTCAAGCTGGCCGATCAGTTGGGCTCCTTTGCCGGTCAGCTGACCGAAAGCGGCCTCAAGGGTATCCGCATCGAGTATGAGGGCGATGTTGCCGAGATGAACACCCGCGCGCTGACCTCTGTCGTGCTGGCTGGTGTTCTCAAGCCGCTGTTGCAGACCGTCAACATGGTCTCTGCTCCGGCTGTTGCGCGGGAGCGGGGCGTCACCATCGAGGAAACCCGTCGCGAACAGCAGGGTAACTACGAAAACTACATCCGTTTGACGCTGGTGACCGAGCGCCAGGAACGCTCTGTGGCTGGTACGGTGTTTGGCGATTCCAAGCCGCGTATCATCCAGATCAAGGGCATCAACATGGAAGCCGAGCTGGGCGAGAACATGCTCTACATCACCAACAAGGACAAGCCGGGCTTCATTGGCCGTCTTGGCACATTGCTTGGCAAGGCAGAGCTCAACATCGCAACCTTCAATCTGGGCCGCAAGCAGGCTGGTGATGATGCCATCGCACTGATCGAGATCGACGGCGCGATCAGCGATAAGGTGATTGCCGAAATCGAGGCTCTGGAAGGCGTGGTTCAGGCCAAGGCCCTGAAGTTCACCGTCTAG
- a CDS encoding phosphoserine transaminase — MSDMTTPAVRPNNTHFSSGPCSKRPGWSFDSLSDAPLGRSHRAKLGKSKLQESIDLTREVLGVPADYRIGVVPASDTGAVEMALWSLLGARGTDILVWESFGAGWATDVVKQLKLDDVRVMKADYGQIPDLGAVDFSRDVVFTWNGTTSGVRVPNGDWIAADREGLTICDATSAAFAQDLDWEKLDVVTYSWQKVLGGEAAHGMLILSPRAVERLESYTPAWPMPKIFRMTKGGKLIEGIFRGETINTPSMLCVEDYIDALKWAKEIGGLDGLMKRANANLATLEAWADQSDWIDFLAKDKAIRSNTSVCFTIKDKDVAALDADAQAKFAKALVARLEKEGVAYDIGAYRDAPTGLRIWAGATIEASDLEALTHWLDWAFAQEKAAL, encoded by the coding sequence ATGAGCGACATGACTACACCGGCCGTGCGGCCGAACAATACCCATTTCTCTTCTGGCCCATGCTCCAAGCGTCCAGGTTGGTCTTTCGACAGCCTGTCTGATGCGCCGCTGGGCCGCTCCCACCGCGCAAAACTTGGCAAATCCAAGCTGCAGGAATCCATCGACCTGACACGCGAAGTGCTTGGCGTTCCCGCCGACTATCGCATTGGCGTTGTGCCTGCGTCCGACACCGGCGCCGTCGAAATGGCCCTGTGGTCCCTGCTTGGGGCTCGCGGTACCGATATTCTCGTCTGGGAAAGCTTTGGTGCGGGCTGGGCAACCGACGTTGTCAAGCAGCTCAAGCTGGACGATGTGCGGGTGATGAAGGCCGACTACGGTCAGATCCCCGATCTCGGCGCGGTTGATTTTTCCCGCGACGTTGTCTTCACCTGGAACGGCACCACCTCTGGTGTGCGCGTGCCAAACGGTGACTGGATCGCAGCAGACCGCGAAGGCCTGACCATTTGCGATGCCACCTCTGCTGCCTTTGCCCAGGATCTTGACTGGGAAAAGCTCGATGTTGTCACCTACAGCTGGCAGAAGGTGCTGGGTGGGGAAGCTGCTCACGGCATGCTGATCCTGTCGCCACGCGCTGTCGAGCGTCTTGAGAGCTACACCCCTGCATGGCCGATGCCGAAGATTTTCCGCATGACCAAGGGTGGTAAGCTGATCGAGGGTATCTTCCGCGGTGAAACGATCAATACGCCTTCCATGCTCTGCGTCGAGGACTATATCGACGCGCTCAAATGGGCCAAGGAAATCGGCGGGCTTGACGGTCTGATGAAACGGGCCAACGCCAACCTTGCCACCTTGGAAGCGTGGGCTGACCAGTCCGACTGGATCGACTTCCTCGCCAAGGACAAGGCCATCCGCTCCAACACCTCCGTGTGCTTTACCATCAAGGACAAGGATGTTGCTGCGTTGGATGCCGATGCTCAGGCGAAATTCGCCAAGGCTCTGGTTGCCCGCCTTGAAAAGGAAGGCGTTGCCTATGATATCGGCGCCTATCGCGATGCGCCGACCGGTCTGCGTATCTGGGCTGGTGCCACGATCGAGGCTTCCGATCTGGAAGCCCTGACCCATTGGCTCGACTGGGCTTTTGCCCAGGAAAAGGCAGCTCTCTGA
- a CDS encoding outer membrane beta-barrel protein: MSASVAFAADLPAPPVIEYEPEAVVEIGSGWYLRGDLGVAAYAGGNGSWLPSAGSDPKFYNEKINNGWLAGIGAGYYFTDKLRGDITLDYHGKAKYTGDAICTNVGCNALAATTETVKFSAWTLMLNGYYDFGHWNSITPYVGAGAGVAYLRATDYNSSDPTTQIFGNHAKFNFAWNVMAGAAFDISDRMKLDANYRLMSFGRAETGHSSDPAQTNPVKFSDLYAHEFRVGLRYDLN, translated from the coding sequence ATGTCAGCTTCTGTTGCTTTTGCAGCGGATTTGCCTGCGCCGCCGGTCATTGAATACGAACCCGAAGCCGTCGTTGAAATTGGTTCAGGATGGTATCTGCGTGGAGACCTTGGTGTTGCTGCCTATGCTGGTGGCAATGGATCCTGGCTTCCTTCTGCGGGGAGTGATCCCAAGTTCTATAATGAAAAGATCAATAACGGCTGGTTGGCCGGGATTGGTGCCGGTTATTATTTCACCGACAAGCTTCGCGGTGACATAACCCTCGATTATCATGGCAAGGCAAAATACACCGGCGACGCGATTTGCACCAACGTCGGCTGTAATGCCCTTGCTGCCACCACCGAAACGGTCAAGTTCAGTGCCTGGACGCTGATGTTGAACGGCTACTATGACTTCGGTCACTGGAATTCCATCACGCCTTATGTCGGCGCCGGTGCCGGTGTGGCCTATCTCAGAGCAACCGATTACAACAGCTCTGATCCGACCACCCAGATCTTCGGCAACCACGCCAAGTTCAATTTTGCATGGAACGTGATGGCTGGTGCCGCCTTCGATATCAGCGACAGAATGAAACTGGATGCGAACTATCGCCTGATGTCATTCGGTCGCGCCGAAACCGGCCACTCGTCGGATCCTGCCCAGACGAATCCGGTCAAGTTCTCGGATCTCTATGCACATGAGTTCCGCGTCGGTCTGCGCTACGATCTGAACTAG
- a CDS encoding DMT family transporter yields MQTHSIRHWLILAFLILCWASAIILTRVIATELTPIWLTAARVSSGAVALILYRVLIVKKPWSLGRHHIPWVIWLALISSAVPFVFLAWGSQYTSSAIAGILIGTVPLSVLGLAHFLLPDERMTRSKALGFLIGFAGLVLIIKPETGPSSSEHTLQLLGELAIFFCSLCYAMNTVSSRMIPPADNLDKATAVVATSSLLLLIAGLVLEPIDTLLAAPAHLWLILIYLGIVPTALATLMVFVLLSQTTATFLATSNYLIPVATALGGILFLGESLTWVVWLGFVIILAGVAISSRPGRRASKQQA; encoded by the coding sequence ATGCAGACACATTCCATCCGCCACTGGCTCATTCTGGCCTTTCTCATCCTTTGCTGGGCATCGGCCATCATCCTGACGCGTGTCATCGCCACTGAACTCACTCCGATCTGGCTGACTGCGGCGCGGGTAAGCTCGGGTGCGGTCGCTCTCATCCTCTATCGCGTGCTGATCGTCAAGAAGCCGTGGTCGCTGGGTCGACATCACATCCCATGGGTCATCTGGCTGGCCCTCATCAGCTCCGCCGTACCCTTTGTCTTTCTGGCCTGGGGATCACAATATACCAGCTCGGCCATCGCCGGCATCCTCATAGGAACGGTGCCGCTGTCGGTTCTGGGGCTGGCTCACTTCCTTCTGCCGGACGAGAGGATGACCCGCAGCAAAGCCCTGGGGTTTCTCATCGGTTTTGCCGGTCTTGTGCTGATTATCAAGCCTGAAACTGGCCCGAGCTCTTCCGAACACACCCTGCAACTGCTCGGTGAACTGGCAATCTTCTTCTGCAGCCTGTGTTACGCCATGAACACGGTGTCCTCGCGAATGATCCCTCCTGCGGACAATCTGGATAAGGCAACCGCTGTCGTTGCGACCTCTTCCCTGTTGCTGCTGATCGCCGGGCTGGTTCTCGAGCCGATCGACACCCTGCTCGCCGCTCCTGCGCACCTGTGGCTGATCCTCATCTATCTGGGCATCGTGCCAACGGCACTGGCGACCCTCATGGTGTTCGTGCTGCTATCGCAAACCACGGCAACCTTTCTGGCCACCAGCAACTATCTGATCCCAGTCGCCACGGCGCTTGGTGGCATCCTGTTTCTTGGGGAAAGCCTCACCTGGGTCGTCTGGCTTGGCTTTGTCATCATCCTCGCAGGTGTGGCCATCAGCAGCCGCCCCGGCAGACGAGCAAGCAAACAGCAGGCCTGA
- the glmM gene encoding phosphoglucosamine mutase, translating to MAKYFGTDGIRGCANRFPMTPEIAMKVGMATGKIFRRGDFRHRVVIGKDTRLSGYMLEPALTAGLTAMGMDVFLLGPVPTPGVAMLTRSLRADLGVMISASHNPYQDNGIKLFGPDGYKLSDAIEAEIEELIETDMLSSLVNPERLGRTKRIDSVYDRYIEFAKRTMPKDLSLEGLRVVIDCANGAAYRVAPDALWELGAEVVKIGVDPNGFNINDNCGSTSVGALVSKVREVRADIGIALDGDADRVIIVDETGTVVDGDQLMAVVAESWFREGLLTAPGIVATVMSNLGLERYLKSLKLSLVRTKVGDRYVVEHMRKHHYNVGGEQSGHIVLSDYSTTGDGLIAALQILAVVVKMGKPVSEVCNRFEAVPQLLKNVRFQEGAPLETEAVKKAIEAGESKLGSNGRLVIRKSGTEPLIRVMAEGDDFDLVEQVVDDICGEVRKVSAS from the coding sequence ATGGCTAAATATTTCGGAACGGACGGTATTCGAGGCTGCGCCAATCGTTTTCCAATGACGCCGGAAATTGCAATGAAGGTCGGTATGGCGACTGGCAAGATCTTCCGGCGGGGGGACTTCCGCCATCGTGTTGTGATCGGGAAGGACACGCGGCTGTCCGGCTACATGCTGGAGCCCGCACTTACCGCTGGGCTGACGGCGATGGGCATGGATGTCTTCCTTCTGGGGCCGGTACCGACGCCGGGCGTTGCCATGTTGACCCGCTCCCTGCGGGCGGATCTTGGTGTGATGATTTCCGCTTCGCACAATCCCTATCAGGACAACGGCATCAAGCTGTTTGGCCCGGACGGCTACAAGCTGTCTGACGCGATCGAGGCGGAGATCGAGGAACTGATCGAAACCGACATGCTGAGCAGTCTGGTGAATCCGGAGCGGCTGGGCCGCACCAAGCGCATCGACAGTGTCTATGACCGCTATATCGAATTTGCCAAGCGCACCATGCCAAAGGATCTGTCGCTGGAAGGGCTTCGCGTGGTTATCGATTGTGCCAACGGGGCGGCCTATCGTGTGGCGCCTGATGCACTGTGGGAGCTGGGTGCCGAAGTGGTCAAGATCGGTGTCGATCCCAATGGCTTCAACATCAATGACAACTGTGGCTCGACCTCAGTCGGGGCGCTGGTGTCCAAGGTGCGGGAAGTTCGCGCCGATATCGGCATTGCGCTCGATGGCGACGCCGACCGGGTGATCATCGTTGATGAAACCGGCACGGTGGTGGATGGCGATCAGCTGATGGCCGTTGTTGCCGAAAGCTGGTTCCGGGAAGGACTGCTGACGGCGCCGGGCATCGTCGCAACCGTGATGTCGAACCTTGGTCTCGAGCGCTATCTCAAGAGCCTCAAGCTTTCGCTGGTGCGCACCAAGGTCGGGGACCGTTATGTGGTCGAGCATATGCGCAAGCATCATTACAATGTGGGTGGCGAGCAGTCCGGCCACATCGTGCTGAGCGACTATTCCACCACCGGTGACGGCTTGATTGCTGCCCTGCAGATACTGGCCGTGGTCGTGAAGATGGGCAAGCCAGTCAGCGAGGTGTGCAACCGGTTCGAGGCCGTTCCGCAATTGCTCAAGAATGTGCGCTTCCAGGAAGGCGCGCCGCTGGAAACCGAGGCGGTCAAAAAGGCGATTGAAGCCGGCGAAAGCAAGCTGGGTAGCAATGGCCGACTGGTCATCCGCAAATCCGGCACCGAGCCGCTCATCCGCGTAATGGCGGAAGGTGACGACTTCGATCTGGTCGAACAGGTGGTTGATGACATTTGCGGTGAGGTGCGCAAGGTCAGCGCCTCCTAG
- the ftsH gene encoding ATP-dependent zinc metalloprotease FtsH: protein MNANFRSLALWVIIGLLLVALFQLFQSPAQQANSQEIPFSQFVTDVQQGRVKAVTIVGQQVSGQMSDSSSFQTYLPQNDTTLIPLLQENGVSITAKPQTESFSLLNALISWFPMILILAVWIFFMRQMQGGGKAMGFGKSKAKLLTEAQGRVVFDDVAGVDEAKEDLQEIVEFLRDPQKFQRLGGRIPRGVLLVGPPGTGKTLLGKAIAGEANVPFFSISGSDFVEMFVGVGASRVRDMFEQAKKNAPCIIFIDEIDAVGRHRGAGLGGGNDEREQTLNQLLVEMDGFEANEGVILVAATNRPDVLDPALMRPGRFDRQIVVPNPDITGREKILKVHMRNVPLAPDVDLKTLARGTPGFSGADLMNLVNEAALLAARRDRRLVSMAEFEDAKDKVMMGAERRTLVMSDEEKKLTAYHEAGHALVALHMPASDPIHKATIIPRGRALGMVMRLPEKDQVSLTRAKCYADLAVAMGGRVAEELIFGYEKVTSGASGDIQMATRLSKAMATQFGMSDLLGPLLYAENEEEVFLGHSVAKQQNVSDDTQKLVDAEIKRFVDEGYKKAQEILTEHKDQLEIIAQGLLEYETLSGQEIRDLLEGTPPIRESDDEPSAPKGSAVPSAGTIKKGPEPEAPQGGAEPHPEA, encoded by the coding sequence ATGAACGCGAATTTCCGCAGTCTGGCTTTGTGGGTCATCATCGGCCTGTTGCTGGTGGCATTGTTCCAGCTGTTTCAAAGCCCGGCGCAACAAGCCAATTCTCAGGAGATTCCATTTTCGCAGTTTGTAACTGATGTGCAGCAGGGTCGTGTCAAGGCTGTCACGATCGTTGGCCAGCAGGTCTCGGGACAAATGTCGGACAGCAGTAGTTTCCAGACTTATCTGCCGCAGAATGACACGACGCTTATCCCGCTGCTGCAAGAAAATGGTGTTTCCATTACTGCCAAACCTCAGACGGAGAGCTTCTCGCTGCTCAATGCGCTGATTTCCTGGTTCCCGATGATCCTCATTCTCGCGGTCTGGATCTTCTTCATGCGACAGATGCAGGGCGGCGGCAAGGCCATGGGATTTGGTAAATCCAAGGCCAAGCTTCTGACCGAAGCGCAGGGCCGCGTCGTGTTTGACGATGTCGCCGGTGTTGATGAAGCCAAGGAAGACCTTCAGGAGATCGTCGAGTTCCTGCGTGATCCGCAGAAATTCCAGCGCCTCGGTGGTCGCATTCCGCGCGGCGTGCTGCTTGTCGGTCCTCCGGGTACCGGTAAGACCCTGCTTGGCAAGGCCATTGCTGGTGAGGCAAACGTGCCGTTCTTCTCGATCTCCGGTTCCGATTTCGTTGAAATGTTCGTCGGTGTGGGCGCCTCCCGTGTGCGCGACATGTTCGAGCAGGCCAAGAAGAACGCCCCTTGCATCATCTTCATCGACGAAATCGACGCGGTGGGTCGCCATCGTGGTGCCGGTCTTGGTGGTGGCAACGACGAACGCGAGCAGACGCTCAACCAGTTGCTGGTCGAGATGGACGGCTTTGAAGCCAACGAGGGCGTTATCCTTGTGGCTGCAACCAACCGTCCCGACGTTCTTGACCCTGCTCTGATGCGCCCGGGCCGTTTCGACCGTCAGATCGTTGTTCCGAACCCGGATATCACCGGTCGCGAAAAGATCCTCAAGGTGCACATGCGCAATGTGCCGCTGGCCCCGGATGTGGATCTGAAGACCCTTGCACGCGGTACGCCGGGCTTCTCGGGTGCCGACCTGATGAACCTCGTCAACGAAGCTGCGCTGCTGGCTGCGCGCCGGGATCGCCGACTGGTCTCCATGGCCGAGTTCGAGGATGCCAAGGACAAGGTGATGATGGGTGCCGAGCGCCGTACTCTGGTGATGAGCGATGAGGAAAAGAAACTCACCGCCTATCATGAAGCCGGCCACGCTCTTGTTGCGCTGCACATGCCTGCATCCGATCCGATCCACAAGGCCACCATCATTCCGCGCGGTCGTGCGCTGGGCATGGTGATGCGTCTGCCGGAAAAGGATCAGGTGTCCCTGACCCGCGCCAAATGCTACGCCGACCTTGCGGTCGCCATGGGTGGTCGCGTCGCTGAAGAGCTGATCTTCGGCTATGAGAAGGTCACTTCCGGTGCTTCCGGTGACATCCAGATGGCAACGCGCCTCTCCAAGGCCATGGCTACACAGTTCGGCATGTCCGATCTTCTGGGGCCGCTGCTCTATGCCGAGAATGAGGAAGAGGTCTTCCTTGGTCACTCGGTTGCCAAGCAGCAGAATGTCTCCGATGACACCCAGAAGCTGGTGGACGCAGAGATCAAGCGGTTTGTCGATGAGGGCTACAAGAAGGCTCAGGAAATTCTGACCGAGCACAAGGATCAGCTGGAAATCATCGCGCAGGGACTTCTGGAATATGAAACCCTCAGCGGGCAGGAAATCCGCGACCTTCTGGAAGGTACGCCTCCTATCCGCGAAAGCGATGACGAACCGTCCGCTCCCAAGGGATCGGCCGTGCCGTCCGCAGGCACCATCAAGAAGGGCCCCGAGCCCGAGGCTCCTCAGGGCGGTGCCGAGCCGCATCCCGAAGCCTGA
- the tilS gene encoding tRNA lysidine(34) synthetase TilS produces the protein MPNAEDHSAGGEVLTNDELDAAFSTVFPFSDDCPPTGTRTPHASARPVTGRVLLAVSGGADSLSLMVLCHEWVQRNRLPIQLFVASVDHRLRPEAADECAYVARLAAERGLPHQTLVWEGEKSHSNVQGLAREARYRLLSDHARSIDCGHIAIAHHQDDQAETLIMRLLRGSGVTGLSAMRPVQPFGAVTLLRPLLGFPKARLVASLVARSITWAEDPSNRSPGYLRTRVRSMLPMFAAEGCDSARLAATARRLQRAEDALDGMVQNFYRRFVSAGPGHSLYLPLADLRGQPEEIRLRLLRAVLGFVAGPSYPPREEKLMALDEALCQKPEQGLCGSQETGLPGKRTVGGCCFETVGGLLWVYRELGRELQAVPLSVDEEVNWLGLYSVRISGNCDVDASMRLVLRPLGAEGRRWLVKEGHGFCAEAFGVSSVPRGALEALPSVWLAGRPVHVKDWTNGEPIEGIELEFEEKDAKFGSNETIE, from the coding sequence GTGCCAAATGCTGAAGACCACTCCGCAGGGGGTGAAGTGCTGACCAACGACGAGTTGGACGCGGCCTTTTCGACTGTTTTTCCTTTTTCCGATGATTGCCCGCCGACAGGCACGCGGACGCCGCACGCGAGCGCCCGTCCGGTGACTGGGCGGGTGTTGCTTGCGGTGTCCGGTGGTGCCGACTCCCTCTCACTGATGGTTCTGTGCCATGAATGGGTGCAGCGGAACCGGCTTCCAATCCAATTGTTCGTGGCCAGTGTTGATCATCGCTTGCGACCAGAGGCGGCGGATGAATGCGCCTATGTGGCCCGCCTTGCCGCCGAACGAGGCCTTCCCCACCAGACACTCGTCTGGGAAGGGGAAAAATCTCATTCCAATGTGCAGGGCTTGGCGCGCGAGGCGCGCTACCGGTTGCTCTCCGACCATGCCCGTTCCATCGACTGTGGTCATATCGCGATTGCCCACCATCAGGATGATCAGGCGGAAACGCTGATCATGCGCCTGTTGCGCGGCAGCGGGGTAACGGGGCTGTCGGCGATGCGACCGGTACAGCCGTTCGGGGCGGTGACCCTGTTGCGGCCCCTGTTGGGCTTTCCCAAGGCGCGGCTTGTGGCCAGTCTGGTCGCCCGATCCATCACTTGGGCCGAGGATCCGAGCAATCGCAGCCCGGGCTATCTGCGGACGCGGGTGCGCTCGATGCTGCCGATGTTTGCCGCCGAGGGCTGTGATTCTGCCCGTCTGGCCGCGACGGCCCGCCGTCTGCAACGGGCGGAAGATGCGCTCGACGGCATGGTGCAGAATTTCTACCGGCGTTTTGTTTCGGCAGGGCCGGGGCATTCCCTCTATCTGCCGCTGGCCGATCTGCGGGGCCAGCCGGAGGAAATCAGGTTGCGCCTGTTGCGGGCCGTGCTCGGCTTCGTGGCCGGGCCCTCCTATCCGCCGCGGGAAGAGAAGCTGATGGCGCTGGATGAGGCCTTGTGCCAAAAACCGGAGCAGGGACTTTGTGGCTCGCAAGAAACGGGCCTGCCGGGTAAGCGAACCGTTGGTGGCTGCTGTTTCGAGACTGTCGGCGGCCTGTTGTGGGTGTATCGCGAGCTGGGAAGGGAGCTTCAGGCGGTGCCGCTATCGGTTGACGAAGAAGTGAACTGGCTAGGGCTTTATAGCGTAAGGATTTCCGGCAATTGTGATGTGGACGCTTCAATGCGGCTCGTGCTGAGGCCGCTGGGTGCGGAGGGGCGTCGGTGGTTGGTGAAAGAAGGTCACGGGTTCTGTGCTGAGGCGTTCGGGGTGTCATCCGTGCCCAGAGGGGCGCTTGAGGCGCTTCCTTCCGTATGGCTGGCCGGTCGACCCGTTCATGTCAAGGACTGGACCAATGGTGAACCAATCGAAGGCATCGAGTTGGAATTTGAGGAAAAAGATGCAAAATTCGGGTCAAATGAAACGATAGAGTAA
- the ybgF gene encoding tol-pal system protein YbgF, whose amino-acid sequence MNRFLVAVVALIVSGNGAAFASSNFSLNGLAERVGALETQASNHGVPMPPMPIAQSENRIQVAQSAADLVVRVDRLEEQMRQYNGQIEELNFRIRQLQEQLQRFQEDSEFRFQDLEGGKKPRRQSSNQTAPSQPAPQQFDQLGTPPQNLGSLSQNQMPQNQLPQGNGGAGTDLIGQAPGVNGSAPIDLSSMLGGAVNPPADNGSFGQGPSGGLTGDPNSDYDLAYGYMLQSDYIAAEQAFQQFVSVYGQDRRAPDGFYWLGEAKFQQGKYRDAIQVFLDAYSKYPNAQKSPDMLLRTGMALRQINERDAACATYEELLKKFPNASSAIRQKVRAEIQSAKC is encoded by the coding sequence ATGAACAGGTTTTTGGTTGCCGTGGTGGCTCTGATCGTGAGCGGAAACGGAGCCGCTTTTGCGTCCAGCAACTTTTCTCTCAACGGACTGGCCGAACGGGTCGGAGCTCTGGAAACGCAGGCGTCCAATCATGGGGTTCCCATGCCGCCGATGCCGATTGCACAGTCAGAAAACCGCATCCAGGTGGCCCAGTCGGCCGCCGATCTCGTGGTCCGGGTGGATCGGCTCGAAGAGCAGATGCGTCAGTATAACGGCCAGATTGAGGAACTCAATTTCCGCATTCGTCAGTTGCAGGAGCAGCTGCAGCGTTTTCAGGAAGACAGCGAATTCCGCTTCCAGGATCTGGAAGGGGGCAAAAAGCCTCGTCGCCAGTCCAGCAACCAGACAGCGCCGAGCCAGCCAGCTCCCCAGCAGTTTGACCAGCTTGGCACGCCACCGCAAAATCTTGGTAGCCTGTCCCAGAACCAGATGCCCCAGAATCAGTTGCCTCAGGGCAACGGCGGAGCCGGTACCGATCTGATCGGTCAGGCTCCCGGGGTCAACGGCTCGGCACCTATCGACCTGTCATCGATGCTTGGTGGTGCGGTCAATCCGCCGGCTGATAACGGTTCTTTTGGTCAAGGCCCATCGGGCGGGCTGACTGGCGACCCGAATTCCGACTATGATCTGGCCTACGGCTATATGCTGCAGAGCGACTATATTGCTGCCGAACAGGCCTTTCAGCAGTTTGTCAGCGTCTATGGCCAGGATCGCCGCGCACCGGATGGGTTCTACTGGCTGGGCGAAGCCAAGTTCCAGCAGGGCAAATATCGGGATGCCATCCAGGTGTTTCTGGATGCCTATTCCAAGTATCCCAACGCCCAAAAGTCGCCTGATATGCTGCTGAGAACCGGCATGGCACTGCGCCAGATCAACGAGCGCGATGCGGCTTGTGCAACCTATGAAGAACTGTTGAAGAAATTCCCCAATGCTTCTTCAGCCATCCGCCAGAAAGTTCGGGCTGAGATTCAAAGTGCCAAATGCTGA
- the pal gene encoding peptidoglycan-associated lipoprotein Pal, with protein sequence MSKDNQMSNRAKTSIRVVFGVALLTALAACSSTPSKLGGEGLNSATPGSAQDFVVNIGDRVFFETDSSDLNYSAQATLDKQSTWLQQYPNYRIAIEGHADERGTREYNIALGARRANAVRNYLVSKGIQSNRMTTKSYGKERPVAVCNDISCWSQNRRAVTTLAN encoded by the coding sequence ATCTCGAAGGACAATCAGATGTCAAATCGTGCAAAAACTTCCATTCGTGTTGTATTCGGCGTCGCACTGCTGACTGCATTGGCAGCCTGTTCTTCGACGCCAAGCAAATTGGGCGGCGAGGGGCTGAATTCGGCAACCCCTGGCTCGGCTCAGGATTTCGTGGTCAATATCGGCGACCGCGTCTTCTTTGAAACGGACAGTTCCGATCTGAACTATTCCGCCCAGGCAACGCTGGACAAGCAATCTACATGGCTGCAGCAGTATCCGAACTATCGCATTGCGATTGAAGGACACGCCGACGAACGCGGTACACGCGAATACAACATCGCTCTTGGGGCACGGCGCGCCAACGCTGTCCGCAACTATCTCGTATCCAAGGGCATCCAGTCCAACCGGATGACCACCAAGTCCTATGGCAAGGAACGTCCGGTTGCCGTCTGCAACGACATTTCCTGCTGGTCCCAGAACCGCCGCGCGGTTACCACTCTGGCCAATTAA